The following nucleotide sequence is from Solanum dulcamara chromosome 7, daSolDulc1.2, whole genome shotgun sequence.
AACTTATACATGAAATAGGGGAAATCTGCTTAATCAAATGAACTAGGAACTTTAATTAAGGGTGACCTTTTCTTGTCAATGTTACCCTCTCCTCGAACTTGCATCGTGGCTCCGTCATGAACTCCAGGTGGAACAACCACTTTGATACTTCGTTTTGATTGTACTTGACCACGGCCACCACATTTTCGACAATGatcagttactatctttccattACCTCCACATTTCAAGCATGTAGATACCTGAAAACATGAATCAGCATCTAGAAAGCAAGTCAAGAAGGACCAGCAGACTAGATAGCAGCAAGTTGTTCAAACAACACACAGGTTGGATGTGCAGAGAGAACTTTTATTTTGTGCTTAAGCAAAACAAAACATTGAACAGAATAAATATACCATGTAGTGAACAGAGCAAAATAGTATCTTGTTTGAAAGTTCCACTCTCTTGAAACAGTAGTGCAGATTACTTGTCATAGATGAATGACAGTAGCCTCATATGACTTGATCCGGAAATAGTACAAAGGTCATATTAAACTTGTCATGACAAACCAGTGGTGATAAAGTTCAAAATAGTATATGAAATGATGAATACTCCATATACCAGTTGATTCCTGATATATTTGAATCATATCATGTAAATGAAAAGTAAAAGATTCAGCGTGGCGTGTAGTTATTCGCATTGTTTGTAAAGagaattccaaaaaaaaaaaacgattGATTGTGGAATGTTAGAATGATGATCCTCCAGATTTAATTATTACATGAAAGTATTAATGATTTAGTATATCGGGAACATGTGAGGTCAAGTCATATATTGAATTTTGTGTTACATAAGAGCAAATAATGGAAAAAATTATATGGAGAAGAATAGAAGTGAGTCTCCTAAAGCTTTTCAGGTTTAAGAAAATATCCTCTGTGCTATTTTAActttcttacttttctttttgctTTGTTCCAAAATGATGTCTAGTCCATCTAAAATGGAAGTTTTATTACATTTTATGAACACAAGAAATTTCAGGGGGGGCCTCTTTTACTCTTAATACAAGTTCGAAACAGACTCAAAAACATGTGTTAAGCTTTGTGCCGTCTTTCAATGCTTATGCCCCAAAAGAGGGCTAGGTTCAAGGGTACGCGCCTAGTAGCTGCAAGCCTAAGATCAAAGGCAGTTCTAAAAAATGAGTTCTCTTAAACTTCTCTTATTCTATActcccaaaatacagaagtaagAAGGTACCTAATACCTTCTGCCAGCTCATGTAACTTTGTCCTGGTATTATTTGTCACCGATGAGATTTCAACCTTGGTCCCCAAAATTTGCactcacttcattgaccactaggcaaCAACCTTGGGTGCACTATTTGAACCATCATCTTAATGATTGTGCCAAGTAAAAAAGCAGACTAAGAAAATGGACAAAGGGAAATTTCAGACTTTTCTTCCCTTGATAAGTGGAcactaggggtgtacataggtcggtttggtttggtttttcaCTAAagaataaccaaaccaattatgTCGGttcattaaatttataaaccaaatcaaacctaTATAAAGTCGGTTTTTTTGGTTTCGGTTTTAGTCGGTTCTTtcgtttttttttaattttcttataattatgTAGTGATTGAAAAAGAGATCAAATATATTTTCACTTACATGTGTGATATGCTAAAACATAAAACGTTAAATCATTAGGAATTTTCAAAAAGACTTAAAAATTCACATGAATACAAaatactttcattgaaataTCAATGTTCTATATGTTATATTTATAAGATTAAAGTTGCAGTCAAACtaaatacaaaatcaaatatttttaaaaaaatttacaagcccaaatttgaaataatatatcTAAACATTAAAAACTATAAACTAATTTAAGATATATTAACAAAGTAgattataattaataattttttatgtataaaaaaattcaaattatataaatatattatgtcagtttgatttaggctcaatttgattttttttcttttaataccAAACCTAACCAAGAGtggtcggtttttttttccaacaccaaaccaaaccacaagtcaattttttttttcaatttgactTGTTTcgttggtttggtttgactcaACGGTTTGGCTTGTACACCCCTAATGGACACAATGAGCTAAAAAAGGAAGAAGGACTACTTGCAAACTTTGCGGTGAAAATTGGGGGgaaaaacataagaaaaatagCATTTCAAACAACAAATCAGTTTAGATTGTAAGATAAAAAGAAGATGAATAACAAAAGAAGTGATTACAATAGCATTCAACAATTACTAATTTCTCATGCTAGTATGTGAAAATACCTGAGACATAATTCCAAAAGGCGTTTTCTGTGTTTTCACCACTCCTCCTCTTCCGCCACAATCAGAACAGACTTTAACACCACTGCTGGATTTAGCACCAGTACCGTCACAACTATCACATTCATCGAGACAGGGTACTTCGATGTCTCGCTTCCCTCCAAATATAGACTCTTCAAAGCTCAAATCAAGGTCATAACTGaaagacaagaaaaaaaaaatcaagacatATTCAGCTAATGGAAAAGACAGACTACGAAGGAAGATCAAATCAAACTCTTTCCTCTTGTCCTTAATTACTTCATGCATAAAACCAAACCAAAGCTGATGGAGAAGTTATTCTATTTTCTTCTTATATTTCATTGATGCAGGTGAAACCATGGAACCTTTTACAAACCTTCACACAGCAGTATATAAGAGCTACAAAACTCTCCTCAGCAATGAACGTTACTATAAAGAAGTGGtaaatgctctttttttttttagggggggggggagggaggGTAAGCAGAAACTTCCCGGTGAAAGATACAACTGCAATGAGAAATGGGAATCACCATCTTAAAACTGTATGTTTTCTGCATGAAACATATCCTAATATCACCAACACCAGATATACAGAAATACATAGTTTCAGAAGCAAATTGGCATCGATACTCACCGAATATCAAGATTCTGCCTCCCCCTATTCTTGAAATCAAAGTTGAAGCCTCCGAATCCACCGCTTCCTCCAAAAAAGGCACTTGATTCACCAAAATACTCAGTAAACACTTCAAAAGGGTCCACCTAAGAGAACAGAAAATCATGCAGAAACAGATAACAGTCATCatgaagaaaaaatgaaatatataaatatatatgaaaaaaatgaaaatataaacAAAGGTCAATACTTTACCCCCTGCGGACCGCTATCCGGCACATCATATTCTCCTCGCAACCCTGCCTCACCAAATCGGTCATATGAAGACCTTTTCTCATCATCTGATAATACCTAAATATACAttttgtagtcaaattgaaaacaatgaaagaaaaagaccaaaactaCATTTTCTCCAAATTAAGGATGCCAAGTGTAATgcaaaatttcattaaattatGAATTCAACATAACAAAGGACAGATAAGGAGGGAAAAGAAGAAGGATGTTACCTCATATGCAGCACTAATCTCCTTAAATTTCTCTTCAGCTCCAGGCCCTTTATTCATATCAGGATGATACTGTTTCCAAGTAAAGACAATGATTACAAAGCAAATAAGCATTCTCCACAAGACAGAGATGTGTTTATCAAAGACATTCAAGCACAAAACTTGCTTAAGCAACAAGGAAAAATGTAATAATAACAACTTACAAATGACAGAGAAAAAATAGTAAGTAATTCGATGAGTATACCTTGCGAGCAAGCTTGCGATAAGATGCTTTGATCTCTTGGAGCGTTGCATTTCTACTGACATTAAGAACTGAATAGAGGTCGGAGCTGGACGACTTTGCAGCTGCATTAACAGTCACAAAGCGACGTCGTTTACGGTTAACGGGGAACGGTTTAGGCTTAGTAGAGACGAATTTGAGAGGTTGAGATAAGGAGCTTGAAAATGTGAGGGTTTTAGGGAAGCTGAAGGTCGAGAAACCGCAGTTCGGATTGATATTCGAAACAGTGTAGAACCAGTTAGGGTTATGGATAGCCGGCATCGCCGGCCGGAATCTAGATGTAAGACGCCGGAGTCTGGTTCCGGGGAAGGAACAATAGAGAAGCAAGGTAGTAAAACCTCTCTCCAAACGGACAAAAGGGGTTTACTTCTTTCTTTGTTAATCTTAccataaatattatgaatatattCCTTTCGTTACTATTTTGTCCATTACTCGGCCACgtgtataaataaatatgagATGCTAAGATCATTTTCCTTGGCAGTTGTGAGTTCATTAGAAAACATTTTACATCGAAGGATAACGAGACATGAATCTGGACTAattagagcccgtttgaatgGATAAGTGCTTTTAGAAAATGGCTttaaacacttaaaaaaaaagttaaaagaactttttatttttgactgactttaagaactttatgacttaagTTAGTATTAGACAAACACCACGATAAACTAAAAAGGGCTCCATCCAAACGGCTCTTAGTTACATACTGCAACTCTGTATTACCATAGCGGGTACAAAACACTGGCGgaaaacagaaaaaaataaaaataaaatttacatcaCACCAGTTACATCTTCATAATATTTCATCTTTACATTCAAAAGCCAATTCTACTGCCTATGTAGCTCTTATCATCCCACAAAAAGCTTATCATCTACCCTTCATTGCTCCCTGAAGCTGATCCATTAACAGATGTGCCACTGATTTGTATCCCATCTGTCTAGCTGTTTTGTCCAACAAGGAgagaaaggaaaacaaaaacaCAACAAGTTAGAACAAGTCTCAGTGCACACACAATACTATATAACAACAGATATGAGCAAACAAAACCTCAAGTAAATGAGTGACAAACATACCTCTGAATATGGCGTTCCCAGTTGGAGCCATCTTTCGCTTCTTTAGGCACAATGAACTagaaaaacgtaaaaataagcATGAGCGAGAAATCAATCCACGAACCAAGAAAAACCAAATGAAGTAATCAGTATCAAAAGAACCACTACGTACCTATTACATATCCAATACGGATTGATGCCTTTTTCTTCAGTACAATGAGGACATATCCATTCTTTATTTGCTCTCACATCCTCCATTTCTAGCATAATTTGCACGTATTTAGTACTAATCGACATTCATAAGTGAGAAAGCAAAGATCAATTTCACAAAGTTTCTAACTTATATCAAACAGAACAGAAGAGTGGTGTGGCTTTCAGATTAAAACCATGTGACTTCATGTAACCTTCAGTATCTAAAATGCATAGCTATTGTCTCACCATCACCATATCGAACCTTAAGACAACCTCGGCAAAGAACACCATTGCTAGAATGACAACTTGAACAATCCAAAACAATAAAGAACTTGTTAGACTAACCTAAGCAAGGTTGATCCATGTCCAAATCACCACAACGCTTACAATCTTCTTCACCACACAATTCCTTTTGCCTGCATTAgcattctcaaattataaatgTGTGAGTTAGGTCAAACTTTGGCGGGTCAAAAAGTCAAGGTAATAAAGGGTCACGATTCATTCCAATCTCCAAATTTGATTTTGTATGTATGTGTTTGGGATGTACTATAGTCTTAGCTTAGGTGACGCTATTTTGACCCCTTTTGATCTAATAGTTTGATGGGTAATCAAGTCCATTCGGTTAGGCTGGACCGGTGAAAAGATTTGGTACAGTGAATCTCCTCCTTAAAAAGAGCgagatgagattttattttcttcaatttatttttcaattgtaattttataatcttgtaatttcatCAATATAAAAATTGGGAAGGAGTGTAATATCGGCAGAAGTGACAACGAACACCGACTTTCAATGGATTGGAACGTTGAGCCGGAGCTTCCGGTGAAAGAACCTCTTCAAAAAGATACAATCTCCATGAAAACACAATATACAAAGAAACACATACATTTTCATATCGAAAATACAGATAAAAACACAAACTTATTGGTGATGGTGCAGAGTGGCCTTTCAATCGATTGGAACGACGCAAAGGGGCGGAGAAGTAGTCcactttgttatattttttcttctctgaTTGTGATTTAGTTCGAAGCTCTCCGATGATTTTTTGAAGTCCAAGACTGGCCAATCTAGCCTGTACAGTACCCCATGAAAATCAGCTACTATTTGCAATTAACATTGACAGAAAATGGATAGAGAAGAAAGACCTGGTTTTCCAAGATTTGAGCTTTTCGCAGTTCTTCATAGTCACCTTTCACTATTAGCCTTCCCATTGATGGTCTTTTAGGTTTTCAACTGCGATTTTCCCTCGTCTTTCTTCTAATATATACCCTCGACAAAGGctgacatttttttaatttttgaaatgcCGGAATACCGACGTTTACTTACCATAGTTTCATACCTTACAGCACAGTTTTCATGGTCGCTTattgattaaaattaaaattaaaattaaattaatttaaataatttttaaattatcataactaaatcaaattaaatataatatatatttatcattttcacTCGGAGAACTTATTGAATTATTTGGTTGTTATTGATTTCGATTTGGTTTGATTCGATTATTTGGTTATTAACCAtacttaaaaaaaaagaaaaaaaataattcattcaaaacaaaaaaatagttAGAACAAATGACATTACAAAATTTTCTATCACTGAATTTACTATAAATAAAGCTTTAAAATTCACCAGAAGAAACAATGGCATTCCTAGTCCCACCAAGAATTGTTATAGACACTCACATACGTGAAATCAATAAGATAAATGTTCACGTCTTGAGCattttgctttcataaataaattataaataaattttgatgaaatctaaaatcaaatcaaacccaATAAAATCGATTTATttaattggtttgatttgatttttcgaTTTGAATCCATTTTTATTCAAACCATGAATACCCCTACCTTACGAACGGGTACATCTATAGGTAGACACATGACACGTCCAAACGACCTCACATTTTCTTCTCAATTGTGCCACTTGCATCGTCTAAAGAAAATAGTCATTTCTAATCTACATCCGCAACACTCGTTTTACGGAGGTGTTGGACTTTATCATCCCAACGTTCATAAGTCTTATAGTAATTTATATAACTTATCTTTTACTTCAATAGGTAATCTTCTATCACATAATACCCTGATACCACTTTTCCGTCGCAAAATTAAGTATACGTATGTAAAAGGAACAAATTCTTTCTTATTCAAGACAGTAAAACCAAACAATTTTGTCCTttaattttcttcaattatacCAAGCTAAATTATTAGGATAGACAATAGAAGTTCAATTGAATGTTATCATTCAATGTCTTTCCATTTTTAACATGTATCTCATTCTTTTCTAAATTTACGCGTA
It contains:
- the LOC129895594 gene encoding uncharacterized protein LOC129895594; this translates as MPAIHNPNWFYTVSNINPNCGFSTFSFPKTLTFSSSLSQPLKFVSTKPKPFPVNRKRRRFVTVNAAAKSSSSDLYSVLNVSRNATLQEIKASYRKLARKYHPDMNKGPGAEEKFKEISAAYEVLSDDEKRSSYDRFGEAGLRGEYDVPDSGPQGVDPFEVFTEYFGESSAFFGGSGGFGGFNFDFKNRGRQNLDIRYDLDLSFEESIFGGKRDIEVPCLDECDSCDGTGAKSSSGVKVCSDCGGRGGVVKTQKTPFGIMSQVSTCLKCGGNGKIVTDHCRKCGGRGQVQSKRSIKVVVPPGVHDGATMQVRGEGNIDKKSSISGDLYLVIHVEEKREIWRDGLNLYSKLDVDFTEAILGTVKKVTTVDGTKDLQIPPGCQPGEKIKMSKMGVPDMNRSLVRGDHIFLINVLIPKNLSDTERTLVEKLASLRATSKQHSVSCGGESRGVARLWKPIKDFLRIGRSGRRFASIGTETTTALWSLNRPLPSFPLMTSLSAILLGTCILAFVKVCYSKILLRKRLVELNSVLHRKIKEQ